A window of Ignicoccus hospitalis KIN4/I contains these coding sequences:
- a CDS encoding YkgJ family cysteine cluster protein: MERYKTIKVDSKFRFKCTRRAFCCRGGPNVSLTVHDLIRIAKFLKKDWRELIPTYVKVIVADFVPFLALRGVRGECVFLRKGEEGYECEIYPVRPYRCKLYPIIPKAIGSEEVYLDLKCPGLWEGPEKGVPKESLERYYKEVKEHYEIIMKYILQGLEPEEALEKAVEELWSRVEPVEDEGLPP, from the coding sequence TTGGAGAGGTACAAGACCATAAAAGTGGACTCCAAGTTCCGCTTCAAGTGTACGAGGAGGGCCTTCTGCTGTAGGGGCGGCCCGAACGTGTCCTTGACGGTACACGACCTCATAAGGATAGCGAAGTTCCTGAAGAAGGACTGGAGGGAGTTAATACCGACTTACGTCAAAGTGATAGTAGCGGACTTCGTGCCGTTCTTGGCCTTAAGGGGGGTGAGGGGGGAGTGCGTGTTCTTGAGGAAGGGGGAGGAGGGCTACGAGTGCGAGATCTACCCCGTCAGGCCTTACCGGTGTAAGCTCTACCCGATAATCCCCAAGGCTATAGGCTCCGAGGAGGTCTACCTCGACTTGAAGTGCCCGGGCCTCTGGGAGGGGCCGGAGAAGGGAGTACCTAAGGAGAGTCTCGAGAGGTATTACAAGGAGGTGAAGGAACACTATGAAATAATAATGAAGTATATACTCCAAGGCTTAGAACCGGAAGAGGCCTTGGAGAAGGCTGTGGAAGAGTTATGGTCAAGAGTAGAGCCTGTGGAGGACGAGGGGTTGCCTCCTTGA